A part of Anabas testudineus chromosome 7, fAnaTes1.2, whole genome shotgun sequence genomic DNA contains:
- the htr6 gene encoding 5-hydroxytryptamine receptor 6 yields the protein MADSHLSGSVGGYNTSSSTTSAWNIAGSGPWLLAFMLTVIILMTVCGNMLLIALVFAHRSLRCTSNCFLVSLFLSDLMVALVVMPPAMLNVLCGAWVLWPAFCPIWLCFDVMCCSASILNLCVISLDRYLFIISPLRYKQRMTPPRALLLVGAAWGLAALASFLPIEMKWHSLGHGTGHSSFPGISSNNISSYSETLYPATYFQLSPSGGLSFQCRLQVTLPFALVASVLTFFLPSSAICFTYCRILLAARRQAKRVAALSHPPHPHPSIGEPSRPPSPRIAASQFQRDRDVCRYQEPPVPQNVPPSVNSERHLAHRQGRRALKASLTLGVLLGLFFCAWLPFFITNMAQAVCECVPLALFDAITWLGYCNSTMNPIIYPLFMRDFKRALGKLLPCCSSQSPRRPSPALSLSLRNSGEPHNASNPPSPLPSDPAHPPATATDAVNLVDAEHAGMDLPLLLPNQVDTLD from the exons ATGGCTGACTCTCACCTATCTGGCTCAGTGGGAGGCTACAACACTAGTTCTTCCACCACCAGTGCTTGGAACATTGCTGGCAGTGGCCCATGGTTGTTAGCCTTCATGCTGACTGTCATCATCCTCATGACAGTCTGTGGCAACATGTTGCTTATCGCCTTGGTGTTTGCCCATCGCTCATTGCGTTGCACCTCAAACTGCTTCTTGGTGTCTTTGTTCCTTTCTGACCTAATGGTGGCACTGGTGGTCATGCCCCCAGCCATGCTCAATGTGCTGTGTGGGGCCTGGGTGTTGTGGCCTGCCTTTTGTCCAATTTGGCTTTGCTTTGACGTCATGTGCTGCAGCGCGTCCATCCTCAACCTGTGTGTGATCAGCCTGGACCGCTATCTCTTCATCATCTCACCATTGCGCTACAAGCAGAGGATGACCCCACCCCGGGCGCTACTCCTTGTGGGAGCTGCTTGGGGGTTAGCAGCACTGGCTTCATTCCTGCCCATTGAGATGAAGTGGCACAGCTTAGGCCACGGGACTGGGCACTCATCATTTCCGGGGATCAGCAGTAACAACATCAGCTCCTACTCTGAAACACTATATCCAGCAACTTACTTTCAGCTGTCCCCATCAGGAGGCCTTTCTTTCCAATGCCGCCTGCAGGTCACACTGCCCTTTGCTCTGGTGGCATCTGTCCTCACCTTCTTTTTGCCCTCCAGTGCCATTTGCTTCACCTACTGCCGGATCCTTCTAGCAGCACGGAGACAAGCAAAGAGGGTAGCAGCATTGAGCCATCCACCACACCCACATCCCTCTATTGGGGAACCTTCCCGCCCTCCTTCACCTCGGATTGCAGCATCACAGTTTCAGCGGGACAGAGATGTCTGCAGGTACCAGGAGCCTCCTGTTCCACAAAATGTACCG CCGTCAGTAAACAGTGAGCGCCATCTGGCTCACAGGCAGGGTCGGAGGGCACTGAAGGCCAGTCTGACATTAGGAGTCCTCCTGGGACTGTTTTTCTGCGCTTGGTTACCCTTTTTCATCACCAACATGGCTCAG gcagtgtgtgagtgcgtgCCCCTTGCCCTGTTCGACGCCATCACTTGGCTGGGCTACTGCAACAGCACAATGAACCCAATCATCTACCCGCTGTTCATGAGAGACTTCAAGCGAGCTTTGGGGAAGCTCCTGCCCTGCTGCTCCTCGCAGTCGCCCAGAAGACCCTCGCCAGCGCTTTCCCTCTCTCTACGCAACTCAGGAGAGCCTCATAATGCCAGTAACCCGCCCTCTCCCCTGCCCTCTGACCCAgctcaccctcctgccacagCCACCGATGCTGTCAATCTAGTGGATGCTGAGCATGCTGGGATGGACCTGCCTCTGCTTCTGCCCAATCAGGTTGACACCCTTGACTGA
- the micos10 gene encoding MICOS complex subunit MIC10 yields the protein MLIFSMSEKELGKKWDRCLADGAIKLGTGLGLGIVLSVLFFKRRTWPISLGSGAGLGMAYANCQNDLRSHYLLHRSEKEQ from the exons ATGCTAATTTTCAGCATGTCTGAGAAGGAGCTCGGGAAAAAGTGGGACCGATGCCTGGCAGACGGTGCCATTAAACTTG GCACTGGACTGGGTCTCggaattgttttgtctgttctgttcttcaAAC GGCGCACATGGCCAATTTCACTGGGCTCAGGAGCAGGACTTGGCATGGCGTATGCCAACTGTCAGAATGACCTGAGGTcacattatctactgcacagAAGTGAAAAG GAGCAATAG